A single genomic interval of Tsukamurella paurometabola harbors:
- a CDS encoding ABC transporter ATP-binding protein, producing MIELAGVTVRYGTTVAVEDVTFTAPSGEVTGLIGPNGAGKSTTLRLIAGLERPSSGTVTIDGLRYGELPNPGAAIGVLLDAQWAAPSRTAREHLRWMAAAIGLPDARVDAALDLVGLQRVADRPVGGFSLGMRQRLAIAGAVLGDPPVIVLDEPVNGLDPEAIAWIRRTLRALADDGRTVLLSSHLLSELEQTADRIVALHEGRVVADAPLADLVEPAPPGRSGLEALYFRLTGDDEPAATAAATASAPEAARSRSVARRSVTAETRKALTSRGFRTTLGGATAVALAAAVVVGVFAAVFRGATVTTAAYGFGLVGGALIAVAGALLIGLDRDHGTLAITRILIPSPVLGYGAKALVAGASGACAGLAGAAAAIIVGAVTGLSSPAAEILRLVTAGPVAGALLAVLGLAVGHLASSTTAAVGAVLGWWFLVEAIAVPALPFGRALAAWLPATNAQLATIGVPANTASWSPWISLAILAGWAAAASVAALAGVRRRIATA from the coding sequence GTGATCGAACTCGCCGGAGTCACCGTCCGCTACGGCACGACGGTGGCCGTGGAGGACGTGACGTTCACGGCACCGTCGGGCGAGGTCACGGGGCTGATCGGCCCGAACGGTGCGGGGAAGTCGACCACCCTGCGCCTCATCGCCGGCCTGGAGCGCCCGTCCTCCGGCACGGTCACGATCGACGGCCTGCGGTACGGCGAACTCCCCAACCCGGGCGCGGCGATCGGGGTGCTGCTCGACGCGCAGTGGGCGGCTCCGTCGCGGACGGCCCGCGAGCACCTGCGCTGGATGGCGGCCGCGATCGGCCTGCCGGACGCGCGTGTCGACGCGGCGCTCGACCTCGTCGGCCTGCAGCGGGTCGCCGACCGCCCGGTCGGCGGCTTCTCCCTCGGCATGCGGCAGCGGCTCGCGATCGCCGGCGCCGTCCTCGGGGATCCGCCGGTCATCGTCCTCGACGAGCCGGTCAACGGCCTCGATCCCGAGGCCATCGCGTGGATCCGCCGCACGCTCCGGGCGCTCGCCGACGACGGTCGCACGGTGCTGCTGTCCTCGCACCTGCTCAGCGAGCTGGAGCAGACGGCGGACCGTATCGTCGCGCTGCACGAGGGGCGCGTCGTCGCGGACGCACCTCTGGCCGACCTCGTCGAGCCCGCGCCGCCGGGCCGGTCCGGCCTCGAGGCGCTGTACTTCCGCCTCACGGGCGACGACGAGCCCGCCGCCACGGCCGCCGCCACGGCCTCCGCGCCGGAAGCGGCCCGGTCGCGGTCCGTCGCGCGACGGTCCGTGACGGCGGAGACCCGGAAGGCGTTGACCTCCCGCGGTTTCCGCACCACGCTCGGCGGCGCGACGGCGGTCGCCCTCGCGGCGGCCGTGGTGGTCGGCGTCTTCGCGGCGGTCTTCCGCGGCGCCACGGTGACCACTGCCGCGTACGGCTTCGGGCTGGTCGGCGGTGCGCTCATCGCCGTGGCCGGGGCCCTGCTCATCGGCCTCGACCGCGACCACGGGACGCTGGCGATCACCCGCATCCTCATCCCGAGTCCGGTTCTCGGATACGGCGCGAAGGCCCTCGTCGCCGGGGCGAGCGGCGCCTGCGCGGGCCTGGCGGGCGCCGCGGCGGCGATCATCGTCGGCGCGGTCACCGGCCTGTCCTCGCCCGCCGCCGAGATCCTCCGACTCGTCACCGCCGGGCCCGTCGCGGGGGCGCTGCTCGCGGTGCTGGGCCTCGCCGTCGGGCACCTGGCGTCGTCGACCACCGCGGCGGTCGGCGCGGTGCTGGGCTGGTGGTTCCTCGTGGAGGCGATCGCCGTGCCCGCGCTGCCGTTCGGGCGGGCGCTGGCGGCGTGGCTCCCCGCCACGAACGCCCAGCTCGCAACCATCGGCGTACCCGCGAATACCGCGAGCTGGTCGCCCTGGATCTCGCTGGCGATCCTCGCCGGGTGGGCCGCCGCCGCCTCCGTCGCGGCGCTCGCCGGGGTGCGGCGCCGGATCGCGACCGCCTGA
- a CDS encoding ABC transporter substrate-binding protein: MRPIALAPPLVLSVATAALLTGCGNTPATPPARPSERFPVSVTTCDVTSEVRAEPRRIVTLNQGATEVALALGVADRMVGTAYLDDEVAPRWRADYERIPVLAAKYPSQEKMLSVRPDIVYGSYTSAFSEKNAGDRARLQSQGIATLLAPAGCAKKPERASWDLIWDELTAAGRAFGTEDAAARLVAAQKAELGGAALQGAARGQRILWWDYGSSTGLNVGAGKGTPQLLIEAVGGVNVFAHLPGNWAEVSLENVVGTDPDVIVVADTAGHPAQDRIDQARKDPALSQLRAVRENRFVVIPFSETTSGVRLLDGARRLADAVRALP; the protein is encoded by the coding sequence ATGCGGCCCATCGCCCTCGCTCCTCCCCTCGTCCTCTCCGTCGCCACGGCGGCCCTCCTCACCGGCTGCGGCAACACCCCGGCGACGCCGCCGGCGCGACCCTCCGAGCGATTCCCCGTCAGCGTCACCACATGCGATGTCACCTCGGAGGTGCGGGCGGAGCCGCGCCGGATCGTCACGTTGAACCAGGGGGCGACCGAGGTGGCGCTCGCCCTCGGCGTCGCCGATCGGATGGTGGGCACCGCCTACCTCGATGACGAGGTCGCCCCGCGCTGGCGCGCCGACTACGAGCGGATCCCCGTGCTGGCGGCGAAGTACCCGTCACAGGAGAAGATGCTGTCGGTGCGGCCCGACATCGTCTACGGCTCGTACACCTCGGCGTTCAGCGAGAAGAACGCCGGCGACCGCGCCCGCCTGCAGAGCCAGGGCATCGCGACGCTCCTGGCCCCGGCCGGGTGCGCGAAGAAGCCGGAGCGCGCGTCGTGGGATCTGATCTGGGACGAGCTGACCGCGGCGGGTCGGGCCTTCGGGACCGAGGACGCCGCAGCGCGACTCGTCGCGGCGCAGAAGGCCGAGCTGGGCGGGGCCGCGCTCCAGGGCGCGGCGCGGGGCCAGCGGATCCTCTGGTGGGATTACGGCAGCAGCACCGGCCTCAACGTGGGCGCCGGCAAGGGTACGCCGCAGCTGCTCATCGAGGCGGTCGGCGGCGTGAACGTCTTCGCGCACCTGCCGGGCAACTGGGCCGAGGTCTCCCTGGAGAACGTGGTCGGCACGGACCCCGACGTCATCGTCGTTGCCGATACCGCCGGACATCCGGCGCAGGATCGGATCGACCAGGCGCGCAAGGATCCTGCCCTGAGTCAGCTCCGTGCCGTCCGCGAGAACCGATTCGTCGTGATCCCGTTCTCGGAGACCACGTCCGGCGTCCGCCTCCTCGACGGTGCCCGACGCCTCGCCGACGCCGTCCGGGCCCTGCCGTGA
- a CDS encoding (2Fe-2S) ferredoxin domain-containing protein: protein MTAILVGMSAGVDPDDLTALARNAAAEAAFLQVHDPALVDVLTAVADRGASDVLLIGAGWAQPGPKRSWLRRVAAHWLRGYDGPPTLRLAPRLLAEPDRDLLAAAIAAGGAPMTADAAPLHSPAWEDVPRHRHQVLVCRGPRCSALGASGLTSAFGDELRRAGLGDDDALVTVTGCQFPCNHAPVVTVQPDDAWYGRVTVDDVPELVDAHLLREQRAAHLILPRERSAARRSTEYSDRSP from the coding sequence GTGACCGCGATCCTCGTCGGGATGTCCGCCGGTGTCGACCCCGACGACCTGACCGCCCTCGCCCGCAACGCCGCCGCCGAGGCGGCCTTCCTCCAGGTGCACGACCCCGCGCTGGTCGACGTGCTCACCGCGGTCGCCGATCGCGGCGCCTCCGACGTGCTGCTGATCGGCGCGGGCTGGGCGCAGCCCGGCCCGAAGCGGTCGTGGTTGCGCCGGGTCGCCGCGCATTGGCTCCGTGGCTACGACGGTCCGCCGACGCTGCGCCTCGCGCCGCGACTGCTCGCCGAACCGGACCGCGATCTGCTCGCGGCCGCGATCGCCGCGGGCGGGGCCCCGATGACCGCGGACGCCGCTCCGCTGCACTCGCCGGCGTGGGAGGACGTGCCGAGGCACCGGCACCAGGTGCTCGTGTGTCGCGGTCCCCGGTGCTCGGCCCTCGGCGCGTCGGGACTGACCTCGGCGTTCGGGGACGAGCTACGACGCGCGGGCCTGGGCGACGACGATGCGCTGGTCACGGTCACCGGGTGCCAGTTCCCGTGCAATCACGCGCCCGTCGTCACGGTGCAGCCGGACGACGCCTGGTACGGACGGGTCACCGTCGACGACGTTCCCGAGCTGGTCGATGCGCACCTGCTCCGGGAGCAGCGCGCCGCGCACCTGATACTCCCCCGGGAACGCTCGGCAGCCCGACGATCCACGGAATATTCGGACCGCAGTCCGTAG
- a CDS encoding LLM class flavin-dependent oxidoreductase: MKKIGFLSFGHWTDSPGSRTRTAADVLHQSIDLAVAAEEVGADGAYFRVHHFARQLGSPFPLLAAIGARTSRIEIGTGVIDMRYENPLYFAEDAGAADLIAGERLQLGVSRGSPEQVIEGYKYFGYQPSEGKTDADMGREHTEVMLKVLEGGGFAQPNPRPMFPNPPGLLRVEPHSPTLRDRIWWGAASDATAEWAAKLGMNLMSSTLKTDESGEPFHVQQAKQIRRFRDAWAEAGHDHEPRVSVSRSITPIIDDESRAYFGHERSSDDQFGVIDDFRAVFGRTYAGEPDELVEQLRDDEGIAEADTVLVTVPNQLGVDYNTRLLESLVKDVAPALGWK, from the coding sequence ATGAAGAAGATCGGCTTCCTGTCCTTCGGTCACTGGACCGATTCGCCCGGCTCGCGGACCCGCACCGCGGCCGACGTCCTGCACCAGTCGATCGATCTCGCGGTGGCGGCCGAGGAGGTGGGCGCCGACGGCGCCTACTTCCGCGTGCACCATTTCGCGCGGCAGCTCGGCTCGCCGTTCCCGCTGCTCGCGGCGATCGGCGCGCGCACGTCACGGATCGAGATCGGCACCGGCGTGATCGACATGCGGTACGAGAATCCGCTGTACTTTGCGGAGGACGCGGGTGCCGCCGATCTCATCGCCGGCGAGCGGCTGCAGCTCGGCGTGAGCCGGGGGTCGCCCGAGCAGGTGATCGAGGGCTACAAGTACTTCGGCTACCAGCCCTCCGAGGGCAAGACGGATGCCGACATGGGCCGCGAGCACACCGAGGTGATGCTCAAGGTGCTCGAGGGCGGCGGCTTCGCGCAGCCGAATCCGCGCCCGATGTTCCCCAACCCGCCGGGCCTCCTGCGTGTGGAGCCCCACTCCCCCACCCTGCGGGACCGGATCTGGTGGGGCGCCGCATCGGACGCCACCGCGGAGTGGGCGGCGAAGCTCGGGATGAATCTGATGAGCTCGACGCTGAAGACCGACGAGTCGGGCGAGCCCTTCCACGTGCAGCAGGCGAAGCAGATCCGGAGGTTCCGCGACGCCTGGGCCGAGGCCGGTCACGACCACGAGCCGCGGGTTTCCGTGAGCCGCAGCATCACGCCCATCATCGACGACGAGAGTCGCGCCTACTTCGGCCACGAACGTTCCAGCGACGACCAGTTCGGTGTGATCGACGACTTCCGCGCCGTCTTCGGCCGCACCTACGCGGGCGAGCCGGATGAGCTCGTCGAGCAGCTCCGTGACGACGAGGGCATTGCCGAGGCCGACACCGTGCTGGTGACGGTGCCGAATCAGCTCGGCGTGGACTACAACACCCGCCTGCTGGAGTCCCTCGTCAAGGACGTCGCTCCGGCCCTCGGCTGGAAGTGA
- a CDS encoding GNAT family N-acetyltransferase — MSAIEVRPADVFEDVAAVLGPKKQTSSNCFCLSYRIGSKENQTLRGPARFERVRGLCAEDPPPGVLAYDGAEPVGWAAIHPRADTSFATNRRIPHVDGHEDPWSLWCVRVRPGHRKQGISHQLVAGAVEFARANGASVVEAYPVDNRGSQVDLTMAYVGTRALFERAGFEYIMDTTSVLNGFTRVLMRYVV; from the coding sequence ATGAGCGCTATCGAGGTGCGGCCGGCCGATGTCTTCGAAGACGTGGCGGCCGTGCTCGGACCCAAGAAGCAGACCTCCAGCAACTGCTTCTGCCTCTCGTACCGCATCGGGTCGAAGGAGAATCAGACGTTGCGCGGGCCGGCGCGGTTCGAGCGGGTCCGGGGGCTGTGCGCGGAGGACCCGCCGCCCGGCGTCCTCGCGTACGACGGTGCCGAGCCCGTCGGCTGGGCCGCCATCCACCCCCGGGCGGACACCAGCTTCGCGACGAACCGCCGCATCCCGCACGTGGACGGCCACGAGGATCCGTGGTCGCTGTGGTGCGTGCGCGTGCGCCCAGGGCACCGCAAGCAGGGGATCAGTCACCAGCTCGTCGCCGGCGCAGTGGAGTTCGCCCGCGCCAACGGCGCCTCCGTCGTGGAGGCCTACCCCGTCGACAACCGAGGCTCCCAGGTCGACTTGACGATGGCCTACGTCGGCACCCGTGCCCTGTTCGAGCGCGCAGGGTTCGAATACATCATGGACACCACGTCAGTGCTGAACGGCTTCACCCGGGTGCTGATGCGGTACGTGGTGTAG
- a CDS encoding HoxN/HupN/NixA family nickel/cobalt transporter produces MTTTRTTDRLRAAWTALGPGDRRSLFGMTATVIALHVVGFGALVLLIAPGHYRIGDGGEFTIGIGLLAYTFGLRHAFDADHIAAIDNTTRKLLADREGRIAAGERDPRRPLSVGYWFSLGHSTVVFGLAALLALGVRALVGPVEDENSTMQTVLGFIGTSVSGVFLWILGIINLVVLVGIVKVFRDMRTGRYDEAELEDRLNNRGLMSRLLRGVSGSVRKPWHIYPIGVLFGLGFDTATEVGLLVLAGGMAAFTLPFYCILVLPVLFAAGMSLLDTIDGVFMNAAYGWAFAKPVRKVYYNITITSLSVAVALAIGTVELLGVLAERAHVESGPLAWVASINLDYAGFVIVGLFVAVWAVALLIWRYGRIEDRWSAR; encoded by the coding sequence ATGACCACAACGCGCACCACCGACCGACTGCGAGCGGCATGGACCGCTCTGGGCCCGGGCGACCGCCGGTCGCTGTTCGGGATGACGGCGACGGTGATCGCTCTGCACGTCGTCGGTTTCGGCGCGCTCGTCCTCCTCATCGCGCCCGGCCACTACAGGATCGGCGACGGCGGTGAATTCACCATCGGCATCGGTCTCCTGGCCTACACCTTCGGCCTGCGCCACGCCTTCGACGCCGACCACATCGCCGCCATCGACAACACCACCCGCAAACTGCTGGCCGACCGTGAGGGCCGGATCGCGGCAGGGGAGCGCGACCCACGGCGGCCGCTCTCGGTCGGCTACTGGTTCTCGCTCGGGCACTCGACCGTGGTGTTCGGCCTCGCAGCGCTCCTCGCGTTGGGCGTGCGCGCGCTCGTCGGGCCCGTCGAGGACGAGAACTCGACGATGCAGACCGTGCTCGGCTTCATCGGCACGTCCGTGTCCGGGGTGTTCCTGTGGATCCTCGGCATCATCAACCTGGTGGTGCTCGTCGGGATCGTCAAGGTGTTCCGGGACATGCGCACCGGGCGGTACGACGAGGCGGAACTCGAGGACCGCCTGAACAATCGCGGACTCATGAGTCGCCTGCTGCGCGGGGTGTCCGGGTCCGTCCGCAAGCCGTGGCACATCTACCCGATCGGGGTGCTCTTCGGACTCGGCTTCGATACCGCCACCGAGGTGGGCCTCCTCGTCCTCGCGGGCGGCATGGCCGCGTTCACCCTGCCCTTCTACTGCATCCTGGTGCTGCCGGTGCTCTTCGCGGCGGGGATGTCGCTGCTGGACACCATCGACGGCGTCTTCATGAACGCCGCCTACGGCTGGGCGTTCGCCAAGCCGGTGCGCAAGGTGTACTACAACATCACGATCACCTCGCTCTCGGTCGCCGTGGCGCTGGCCATCGGCACCGTCGAACTGTTGGGTGTGCTGGCCGAGCGGGCGCACGTGGAGTCCGGGCCGCTCGCCTGGGTCGCGTCCATCAACCTCGACTACGCGGGATTCGTGATCGTCGGGCTCTTCGTGGCGGTGTGGGCGGTGGCGCTGCTGATCTGGCGCTACGGGCGGATCGAGGATCGGTGGTCCGCGCGCTGA
- a CDS encoding urease accessory protein UreD, with the protein MAPPTGELSLTLAPRGPRTVAVAQRHAGTLQTLRPMYLDDSGQVTYHVVNPGGGCLRGDTYLIDLDLEADARALITTQSATKVYRTPGGGAAQHMRIRLGAGSALEYVPDALILYREATYRQTCAVELDASASLVLAEIVTPGWSPDGARFRYDELRMRTEIHRDGTLLAVDNLLIEPGRADPSGIGLLDGRTHVGSLTAVDPRIDDAMLDEVYALTEAAGSVRSGLTALAGPGFVLRCLGDDTADVAGLFDTVIALLRSRWTGQAPLNLRKY; encoded by the coding sequence GTGGCCCCACCCACCGGTGAACTCTCGCTGACCCTCGCACCGCGAGGGCCACGGACGGTCGCCGTGGCGCAACGGCACGCGGGAACCCTGCAGACCCTGCGGCCGATGTACCTCGACGATTCCGGGCAGGTCACGTACCACGTGGTGAACCCCGGTGGCGGCTGCCTGCGCGGCGACACCTACCTGATCGACCTCGACCTCGAGGCGGACGCGCGCGCCCTGATCACCACCCAGTCGGCGACGAAGGTCTACCGCACGCCGGGAGGCGGCGCGGCGCAGCACATGCGGATCCGGCTCGGAGCCGGATCCGCCCTCGAGTACGTGCCCGACGCGCTGATCCTGTACCGCGAGGCCACGTATCGGCAGACGTGCGCCGTCGAACTCGACGCCTCGGCCTCGCTCGTCCTCGCGGAGATCGTCACCCCCGGGTGGTCGCCCGACGGTGCGCGGTTCCGGTACGACGAGCTGCGCATGCGCACCGAGATCCACCGCGACGGAACGCTGCTCGCCGTGGACAACCTGCTCATCGAGCCGGGCCGAGCGGACCCGTCCGGCATCGGCCTCCTCGACGGACGCACTCACGTCGGGTCGCTCACCGCTGTCGATCCGCGCATCGACGATGCGATGCTCGACGAGGTGTACGCACTGACCGAGGCCGCCGGCAGCGTCCGCAGCGGGCTCACCGCGCTGGCCGGACCGGGCTTCGTCCTCCGCTGCCTCGGCGACGACACCGCCGACGTGGCCGGCCTGTTCGACACCGTCATCGCGCTGCTCCGGTCCCGGTGGACCGGGCAGGCGCCCCTGAACCTGCGAAAGTACTGA
- the ureG gene encoding urease accessory protein UreG, with protein sequence MTTIRIGVGGPVGAGKTQLVERITRHLADEVSMAAITNDIYTTEDAKILARNSVLPGDRIVGIETGGCPHTAIREDTSMNEAAVARLVAAHPDLQIVFIESGGDNLSATFSPELVDFSIYLIDVAQGEEIPRKAGQGMIKSDLFVINKTDLAPYVGADLSVMAADSKVFRGDRPFCMTNLKTDEGLDGVLEWIRRDVLMLDLA encoded by the coding sequence ATGACGACGATCCGGATCGGTGTCGGCGGCCCCGTGGGCGCGGGCAAGACCCAGCTCGTGGAGCGCATCACCCGCCACCTCGCCGATGAGGTGTCGATGGCTGCCATCACCAACGACATCTACACCACCGAGGACGCGAAGATCCTGGCTCGCAACAGCGTGCTCCCCGGTGACCGCATCGTCGGCATCGAGACCGGAGGCTGCCCGCACACCGCCATCCGCGAGGACACGTCGATGAACGAGGCCGCCGTGGCGCGGCTCGTCGCCGCGCATCCCGACCTGCAGATCGTGTTCATCGAGAGCGGCGGCGACAACCTCTCCGCCACCTTCAGCCCCGAGCTCGTGGACTTCTCGATCTACCTCATCGACGTGGCGCAGGGCGAGGAGATCCCGCGCAAGGCCGGGCAGGGAATGATCAAGTCCGACCTGTTCGTCATCAACAAGACCGATCTCGCGCCGTACGTCGGTGCCGACCTGTCGGTGATGGCGGCCGATTCCAAGGTCTTCCGCGGCGATCGACCGTTCTGCATGACCAATCTCAAGACCGACGAGGGCCTGGACGGCGTGCTGGAGTGGATCCGGCGCGATGTGCTCATGCTCGACCTCGCGTGA
- a CDS encoding urease accessory protein UreF, with amino-acid sequence MGASPGYLLPLLQLSDSALPTGAFSHSFGMESYLADGTITDECTFAAWLRAYVARQLAYTDGLAIRMVFDALHLGDLDAIWRLDRLIAALTLPEQVRTAAATIGRRTAEVGAVVAPESFLSDYLAELDAGRAHGHPAVAFALLAHAVDAPPAAAIEAHLFAAVTSLTQNAVRAIPIGQTAGQRVQRSMHDVVADAVATAMILTDEDLGAASPGLEIAQMRHRRQRARMFMS; translated from the coding sequence GTGGGGGCATCGCCGGGCTACCTGCTGCCGCTCCTCCAGCTCAGCGACTCCGCCCTGCCGACGGGGGCATTCAGCCACTCGTTCGGGATGGAGTCCTACCTCGCCGACGGCACGATCACCGACGAATGCACCTTCGCCGCGTGGCTGCGCGCGTACGTCGCCCGGCAACTGGCCTACACGGACGGGCTCGCGATCCGAATGGTCTTCGACGCCCTGCACCTCGGCGACCTCGATGCGATCTGGCGGCTCGACCGGCTGATCGCCGCCCTCACCCTGCCCGAACAGGTGCGCACCGCGGCCGCCACCATCGGGAGGCGGACCGCCGAGGTCGGCGCCGTCGTCGCACCCGAGTCCTTCCTCAGCGACTACCTCGCCGAGCTCGACGCGGGCCGCGCCCACGGACACCCCGCCGTCGCTTTCGCGCTGCTCGCGCACGCGGTGGACGCCCCACCCGCCGCGGCGATCGAAGCGCACCTGTTCGCCGCCGTCACCTCACTGACCCAGAACGCCGTGCGCGCCATCCCCATCGGGCAGACCGCGGGGCAGCGGGTACAGCGTTCGATGCACGACGTGGTGGCCGACGCCGTCGCCACCGCGATGATCCTGACCGATGAGGACCTGGGCGCCGCATCGCCCGGGCTCGAGATCGCACAGATGCGGCATCGGCGCCAGCGGGCGCGGATGTTCATGAGCTAG
- the ureE gene encoding urease accessory protein UreE, with translation MIIETVAGNLADLDPADLDEVHVERVPLAGADLVKRIQRVRTDHDREIGLRLAAPAGPEGDLRDGDILHRDEHTIVAVQVLPTDVLVIAPRTITEMGRTAHGLGNRHLQAQFFDADSEYGAEVMVVQYDHTVEDYLAHHGVPYARQDRVLPTPFRHAEHTH, from the coding sequence GTGATCATCGAGACAGTCGCCGGCAACCTCGCCGACCTCGACCCCGCCGACCTGGACGAGGTGCACGTGGAGCGGGTTCCGCTCGCCGGAGCCGACCTGGTGAAGCGGATCCAGCGCGTGCGCACCGACCACGACCGGGAGATCGGGCTGCGCCTCGCCGCACCCGCCGGACCCGAGGGCGATCTGCGCGACGGCGACATCCTGCACCGCGACGAGCACACCATCGTCGCCGTGCAGGTACTGCCCACCGACGTCCTGGTGATCGCCCCGCGCACGATCACCGAGATGGGGCGCACCGCACACGGACTCGGCAACAGGCACCTGCAGGCCCAGTTCTTCGACGCCGACTCCGAGTACGGCGCCGAGGTGATGGTGGTGCAGTACGACCACACCGTCGAGGACTATCTCGCCCACCACGGCGTGCCGTACGCGCGCCAGGACCGCGTGCTGCCCACGCCGTTCCGCCACGCGGAGCACACGCATTGA